A stretch of the Neofelis nebulosa isolate mNeoNeb1 chromosome 1, mNeoNeb1.pri, whole genome shotgun sequence genome encodes the following:
- the SPATA24 gene encoding spermatogenesis-associated protein 24 isoform X1 — MATPLGWSQGRSGSVCLAFDQLRDVIESQEELIHQLRNVMVLQDENFVSKEEFQAVEKKLVEEKAAHAKTKVLLAKEEEKLQFALGEVEVLSKQLEKEKLAFEKALSSVKSRALQESSKKDQLITKCNEIESHIIKQEDILNGKENEIKELQQVISQQKQIFSQLHCRNHMSDYRIQKQQENYMAQVLDQKHKKASGTRQARSHQHPREK; from the exons atggcGACGCCCCTCGGGTGGTCGCAGGGGCGGTCAGGATCAGTGTGTCTCGCTTTCGATCAACTGCGGGACGTGATCGAGTCTCAGGAGGAACTGATTCACCAGCTGAGGAATGTG ATGGTTCTCCAGGATGAAAATTTTGTCAGTAAAGAAGAGTTCCAGGCAGTGGAAAAGAAGCTGGTG GAAGAGAAAGCTGCCCATGCCAAGACCAAGGTCCTCCTGGCCAAGGAAGAGGAGAAGTTGCAGTTTGCCCTCGGAGAGGTAGAGGTGCTATCTAAACAGCTGGAGAAAGAGAAGCTGGCTTTTGAAAAAGC GCTCTCCAGTGTCAAGAGCAGAGCCCTGCAGGAATCCAGTAAGAAGGACCAGCTCATCACCAAGTGCAATG aAATTGAGTCTCACATTATAAAGCAAGAAGATATACTTAATGGCAAAGAGAATGAGATTAAGGAGTTGCAGCAAGTTATCAGCCAGCAGAAACAGATCTTCAG CCAGCTCCATTGCAGGAATCACATGTCTGACTACCGGATCCAGAAGCAACAGGAGAACTACATGGCCCAAGTGCTGGACCAGAAGCATAAGAAAGCCTCGGGGACGCGTCAGGCCCGGAGCCACCAGCAtcccagggaaaaataa
- the SPATA24 gene encoding spermatogenesis-associated protein 24 isoform X3 has protein sequence MQMVLQDENFVSKEEFQAVEKKLVEEKAAHAKTKVLLAKEEEKLQFALGEVEVLSKQLEKEKLAFEKALSSVKSRALQESSKKDQLITKCNEIESHIIKQEDILNGKENEIKELQQVISQQKQIFSQLHCRNHMSDYRIQKQQENYMAQVLDQKHKKASGTRQARSHQHPREK, from the exons ATGCAG ATGGTTCTCCAGGATGAAAATTTTGTCAGTAAAGAAGAGTTCCAGGCAGTGGAAAAGAAGCTGGTG GAAGAGAAAGCTGCCCATGCCAAGACCAAGGTCCTCCTGGCCAAGGAAGAGGAGAAGTTGCAGTTTGCCCTCGGAGAGGTAGAGGTGCTATCTAAACAGCTGGAGAAAGAGAAGCTGGCTTTTGAAAAAGC GCTCTCCAGTGTCAAGAGCAGAGCCCTGCAGGAATCCAGTAAGAAGGACCAGCTCATCACCAAGTGCAATG aAATTGAGTCTCACATTATAAAGCAAGAAGATATACTTAATGGCAAAGAGAATGAGATTAAGGAGTTGCAGCAAGTTATCAGCCAGCAGAAACAGATCTTCAG CCAGCTCCATTGCAGGAATCACATGTCTGACTACCGGATCCAGAAGCAACAGGAGAACTACATGGCCCAAGTGCTGGACCAGAAGCATAAGAAAGCCTCGGGGACGCGTCAGGCCCGGAGCCACCAGCAtcccagggaaaaataa
- the SPATA24 gene encoding spermatogenesis-associated protein 24 isoform X2: protein MATPLGWSQGRSGSVCLAFDQLRDVIESQEELIHQLRNVMVLQDENFVSKEEFQAVEKKLVEEKAAHAKTKVLLAKEEEKLQFALGEVEVLSKQLEKEKLAFEKALSSVKSRALQESSKKDQLITKCNEIESHIIKQEDILNGKENEIKELQQVISQQKQIFRNHMSDYRIQKQQENYMAQVLDQKHKKASGTRQARSHQHPREK from the exons atggcGACGCCCCTCGGGTGGTCGCAGGGGCGGTCAGGATCAGTGTGTCTCGCTTTCGATCAACTGCGGGACGTGATCGAGTCTCAGGAGGAACTGATTCACCAGCTGAGGAATGTG ATGGTTCTCCAGGATGAAAATTTTGTCAGTAAAGAAGAGTTCCAGGCAGTGGAAAAGAAGCTGGTG GAAGAGAAAGCTGCCCATGCCAAGACCAAGGTCCTCCTGGCCAAGGAAGAGGAGAAGTTGCAGTTTGCCCTCGGAGAGGTAGAGGTGCTATCTAAACAGCTGGAGAAAGAGAAGCTGGCTTTTGAAAAAGC GCTCTCCAGTGTCAAGAGCAGAGCCCTGCAGGAATCCAGTAAGAAGGACCAGCTCATCACCAAGTGCAATG aAATTGAGTCTCACATTATAAAGCAAGAAGATATACTTAATGGCAAAGAGAATGAGATTAAGGAGTTGCAGCAAGTTATCAGCCAGCAGAAACAGATCTTCAG GAATCACATGTCTGACTACCGGATCCAGAAGCAACAGGAGAACTACATGGCCCAAGTGCTGGACCAGAAGCATAAGAAAGCCTCGGGGACGCGTCAGGCCCGGAGCCACCAGCAtcccagggaaaaataa
- the PROB1 gene encoding proline-rich basic protein 1: protein MLTALAPPALPGLPGRLPEVPARRQDSSGSSGSYHTAPGSPEPPDVGPDAECRANWPGVAPALGAGAQPRLSVSAQNSRQQLGTSSGFPRGPGSGPRPPQPQLRMLPSGEMEVIFGAGALFSRSDAADSEVQQLTARAFRSLSPPGPATPAPATPTPQAPNGGSRWATYLELRPRGPSPGTPAQFECVEVALEERAEPARPRTVPKRQIELRPRPRSPPREAGAPRPRLLLRTGSLDESLGRLQEAAGLVQTALARKLSPAAPARSSATFGPTGRLECATRETARSTRKVLEEARSRPPRVHHSSAPARAPRPWPSLRERAIRRDKPAPGTEPLGPVSSSIFLQSGEKIQEAHSQELKTRFPRETLDRTILREPSPPFESRDAREVPSKAGKPRSSSPLWQAPNGTVRGPHCPSPQNLPPWNRAIRRVSSPSFPEASSAWGNQDPAIEETVSRRSPSPPIRSQWNQGVARTRSPSPEAPSLWEVPKPAVGNTAEGNRSPSPPALSSLEPPDRTNGTWNPSPQETWDPTLQGSSIVPTSEALNGIGQEELALPRPSAPRTPELTDAQSPSTREMRNLAFRGSQPSPEVAAPELPLSRLVGTLDADVHREVSGSGEAASGRPRVAIPRPRDVRKMVKTTYAPSFPPGTPGSGLPAPPAEPRGEEGGSSKTQEFQALESPAPAHYTSVYLKDFLPVVTHPYEPPEPSPDTVPRDASQPNGVLRRRAENSTAKPFARTEIRLPGALALGRRREGPGGVLVRCSGVENRDAEVQRLVPDGQGRTSPLGGARTSPQQSPIGPAGPQPSRPPCPSSPQANPSLSPGIAPKLETPRVAPETATSVQSSLPREPQASAGRTAPPQPRAASAPPMDRSPEGPFQGARKPPGTAYPGKVLVDPESGRYYFVEAPRQPRLRLLFDPESGQYVEVLLPPSPPGPPRRVYTPLALGSSLYPPTYGPIPSLSMPSSPGPPAFGGPPLPWASEAGHLDGMYYLPVSGTPSPAPPLLLCAPPNSSGSAQPGKGSLFPV, encoded by the coding sequence ATGCTGACCGCGCTCGCACCGCCAGCTCTGCCTGGGCTCCCAGGGCGCCTGCCTGAGGTCCCCGCCCGGCGCCAGGACTCCTCCGGTTCGTCAGGTTCCTACCACACGGCTCCGGGTTCTCCAGAGCCCCCGGACGTTGGGCCGGACGCGGAGTGCCGAGCGAATTGGCCCGGAGTGGCCCCTGCGCTGGGGGCGGGCGCGCAGCCTCGCCTGTCCGTCAGCGCCCAGAATAGCCGCCAGCAGCTCGGGACCAGCTCGGGTTTCCCGCGAGGCCCGGGCTCCGGCCCGcggccaccccagccccagctgcgCATGCTGCCGTCGGGGGAGATGGAAGTCATCTTCGGCGCCGGGGCCCTGTTCAGCCGCTCCGACGCGGCGGATAGCGAGGTGCAACAGCTCACCGCTCGAGCTTTCCGCAGCCTCTCTCCGCCCGGGCCCGCGACTCCTGCTCCAGCAACACCGACGCCTCAGGCCCCGAACGGTGGCTCCCGCTGGGCCACTTACCTGGAGCTGCGGCCCCGCGGGCCAAGTCCTGGGACCCCGGCGCAGTTCGAGTGTGTGGAGGTGGCGCTGGAGGAACGTGCCGAGCCCGCCAGACCCCGGACTGTGCCCAAGCGTCAAATTGAGCTGCGCCCCCGACCCCGGAGCCCCCCGCGGGAGGCGGGCGCGCCGCGCCCCCGACTGCTTCTGCGCACTGGCTCCCTGGATGAGTCGCTGGGCCGCCTGCAGGAAGCCGCGGGTCTAGTGCAGACAGCACTGGCCAGAAAACTAAGCCCTGCGGCCCCTGCCCGGAGCAGCGCCACCTTCGGGCCCACGGGGCGGCTGGAGTGTGCGACCCGGGAAACGGCCCGCAGTACCCGAAAGGTCCTGGAGGAGGCCAGGTCTCGGCCACCCCGCGTGCATCATAGTTCAGCCCCCGCCAGGGCACCACGGCCGTGGCCTAGCCTCCGAGAGCGCGCGATTCGGCGTGACAAGCCCGCGCCGGGGACCGAGCCGCTGGGTCCGGTTAGTTCCAGCATCTTCCTGCAGTCAGGGGAGAAGATTCAGGAGGCGCACAGTCAGGAACTCAAGACTCGGTTCCCGCGAGAGACTCTGGATCGAACCATCCTGAGAGAACCGTCTCCGCCTTTTGAGTCTAGGGACGCCCGGGAGGTTCCGAGTAAGGCTGGAAAACCTAGGAGCTCGTCCCCACTGTGGCAGGCTCCAAATGGGACCGTACGGGGTCCTCACTGCCCGTCCCCCCAGAATCTGCCTCCGTGGAATCGAGCTATTCGGAGAGTAAGTAGCCCGTCGTTTCCCGAGGCATCCTCTGCCTGGGGAAATCAGGATCCTGCTATCGAGGAAACTGTCAGCAGAAGAAGCCCTTCCCCACCGATCCGTTCTCAGTGGAATCAGGGTGTTGCCAGAACAAGAAGCCCATCCCCCGAAGCCCCTTCCCTGTGGGAGGTTCCGAAACCTGCAGTTGGGAATACCGCAGAAGGCAATAGGAGCCCGTCCCCGCCGGCCTTGTCCTCACTGGAGCCTCCAGATCGTACTAATGGGACGTGGAACCCATCTCCCCAAGAGACGTGGGATCCCACACTGCAGGGCTCATCGATAGTACCTACATCGGAAGCTCTAAATGGGATAGGACAGGAGGAGCTGGCGCTGCCTAGACCGTCCGCCCCCAGGACCCCCGAGCTCACAGACGCGCAGAGTCCGTCCACGCGGGAGATGCGGAATCTTGCCTTCCGAGGCAGTCAGCCGTCGCCAGAAGTGGCTGCACCCGAGCTGCCCCTCAGTCGCCTCGTGGGCACCTTGGATGCCGATGTGCACCGGGAAGTCTCGGGCTCTGGAGAAGCAGCCTCGGGACGACCGCGCGTGGCCATTCCACGGCCCCGCGACGTGCGCAAGATGGTGAAGACCACGTACGCGCCAAGCTTTCCTCCGGGAACACCAGGTTCGGGGCTGCCTGCGCCTCCCGCGGAACCCCGCGGAGAGGAGGGCGGCTCATCAAAGACACAAGAGTTCCAGGCGTTGGagtccccagccccagctcactACACTTCTGTTTATCTGAAGGACTTTCTGCCAGTCGTGACGCACCCCTACGAGCCCCCAGAGCCGTCCCCCGACACAGTCCCCCGGGATGCTTCACAGCCCAACGGGGTCCTGAGGCGGAGAGCAGAGAACAGCACCGCAAAACCCTTCGCGCGCACTGAGATCCGCCTGCCTGGTGCACTGGCCTTGGGCCGCCGGCGGGAGGGACCTGGGGGAGTCCTGGTGCGCTGTTCTGGCGTAGAGAACCGGGATGCGGAGGTCCAGCGCCTGGTCCCTGACGGCCAGGGGCGGACCAGCCCTCTAGGAGGCGCTCGCACCTCACCCCAGCAGTCGCCCATAGGGCCAGCCGGGCCCCAACCATCCAGACCACCCTGTCCCAGCTCCCCTCAGGCGAACCCTAGCTTGAGCCCTGGGATAGCACCCAAATTGGAGACGCCTCGTGTGGCCCCAGAGACCGCGACTTCTGTCCAGTCGTCTCTCCCGCGGGAGCCCCAGGCGTCGGCAGGCAGAacggccccgccccagccccgcgCCGCGTCAGCGCCACCGATGGACCGGTCCCCAGAAGGCCCTTTCCAGGGGGCGCGGAAGCCACCTGGGACCGCGTATCCGGGGAAGGTCCTGGTGGACCCCGAGAGCGGCCGATACTACTTTGTGGAGGCGCCGCGACAGCCTCGGCTACGGCTGCTCTTCGACCCAGAGAGCGGGCAATATGTAGAGGTGCTGCTGCCGCCATCGCCCCCAGGGCCACCCCGCCGCGTCTACACCCCGCTGGCCCTGGGCTCCAGCCTCTACCCGCCCACCTATGGGCCTATCCCCAGCCTGTCGATGCCGTCATCCCCGGGCCCGCCGGCCTTCGGCGGCCCCCCGCTACCCTGGGCCTCTGAGGCGGGGCACCTGGACGGGATGTATTATCTGCCAGTGAGTGGAACCCCCAGCCCCgcaccccctctgctcctctgcgCTCCACCCAACAGCTCAGGTTCAGCCCAGCCCGGCAAAGGGTCCTTGTTCCCAGTGTGA